In one window of Agromyces badenianii DNA:
- a CDS encoding bifunctional 2-methylcitrate synthase/citrate synthase — MAEQPEIFKGLAGVPVDYTAISKVNPESNSLLYRGYPVQELAASATFEEVAYLLWYGELPDDVQLAAFEERERSFRGLDHEVKRIVDELPLTAHPMDVVRTAVSVIGASDPATPDDSVEANLDKSIRLLAKLPSIISYDQRRRHELEFIEPRDDLGFSANFLWQTFGEAPELAVVNAFDVSMILYAEHSFNASTFTARVITSTLADLYSAVTGAIGALKGALHGGANEAVMHTFAEIGSADAAEGWLDAALAEKRKIMGFGHRVYKNGDSRVPTMRDALERMVEHYERPDLLELYLALETAMAERKGIKPNLDYPAGPVYHLMGFDTPTFTPLFVASRITGWTAHIMEQAASNALIRPLSVYRGVDERHVPVKG, encoded by the coding sequence CTGTACCGCGGGTACCCCGTGCAGGAGCTCGCGGCGTCGGCCACCTTCGAGGAGGTCGCCTACCTGCTCTGGTACGGCGAGCTGCCGGATGACGTGCAGCTGGCCGCCTTCGAGGAACGCGAGCGCTCGTTCCGCGGCCTCGACCACGAGGTCAAGCGCATCGTCGACGAGCTGCCGCTCACCGCCCACCCGATGGACGTCGTGCGCACCGCCGTCTCCGTCATCGGCGCGAGCGACCCGGCGACCCCCGACGACAGCGTCGAGGCGAACCTCGACAAGTCGATCCGGTTGCTCGCGAAGCTGCCCTCGATCATCTCGTACGACCAGCGCCGTCGACACGAGCTCGAGTTCATCGAGCCCCGCGACGACCTCGGCTTCTCGGCGAACTTCCTCTGGCAGACCTTCGGCGAGGCCCCCGAGCTCGCGGTCGTCAACGCGTTCGACGTGTCGATGATCCTCTACGCCGAGCACTCGTTCAACGCCTCGACGTTCACCGCCCGGGTGATCACGTCGACGCTCGCCGACCTCTATTCGGCGGTCACCGGTGCGATCGGCGCGCTCAAGGGGGCGCTGCACGGCGGCGCCAACGAGGCCGTCATGCACACCTTCGCCGAGATCGGCTCGGCCGATGCCGCGGAGGGCTGGCTCGATGCCGCGCTCGCCGAGAAGCGCAAGATCATGGGCTTCGGGCACCGCGTCTACAAGAACGGCGACTCGCGCGTGCCGACCATGCGCGATGCGCTCGAGCGCATGGTCGAGCACTACGAGCGGCCCGACCTGCTCGAGCTCTACCTCGCGCTCGAGACGGCCATGGCCGAGCGCAAGGGCATCAAGCCGAACCTCGACTATCCGGCCGGTCCCGTCTACCACCTGATGGGCTTCGACACTCCCACGTTCACGCCGCTCTTCGTCGCGAGCCGCATCACCGGCTGGACGGCGCACATCATGGAGCAGGCCGCCTCGAACGCGCTCATCCGCCCGCTGTCGGTGTACCGCGGCGTCGACGAGCGGCACGTTCCCGTGAAGGGGTGA
- a CDS encoding AI-2E family transporter has translation MNTTERLRRRSADSETRTTGLFANNPFRWGFIVTLGVLLAVLLAMIVVNLQSVLLSVFIAAFVALGLDPLIRWFQRRGLSRGGAIVTVIILFIVVVLGIVWIVVPPVIEQATALIKNLPSQITKLQGSDWFEQVDETTNGFASAAIAWVGKLLGDPNTWATIGGGALQLGASLVNAVSTSVFVVVLSIYFIATLDTTKRACYLLISASHRSRVVDYAERIMNSVGRYLSGMVVLAFLNAVFSTILLTLVGVPYALIIGVIALFVTLIPLIGTVLTTTLMTIIALFTSPAAGLIVLLVMLVYMQVEAYILTPKVMGKAVQVPGTIVLISALAGGTLLGLLGALVAIPISAGILLIIREVVIPQKARS, from the coding sequence GTGAACACGACTGAACGACTGCGGCGTCGCTCCGCAGACTCCGAGACGCGCACCACCGGGCTCTTCGCGAACAACCCGTTCCGGTGGGGATTCATCGTCACCCTCGGTGTGCTGCTCGCGGTGCTGCTCGCCATGATCGTCGTGAACCTGCAGAGCGTGCTGCTCTCGGTCTTCATCGCCGCGTTCGTCGCGCTGGGGCTCGACCCGCTCATCCGCTGGTTCCAGCGTCGCGGGCTCTCCCGCGGCGGCGCGATCGTGACGGTGATCATCCTCTTCATCGTCGTGGTGCTCGGCATCGTCTGGATCGTGGTGCCGCCCGTCATCGAGCAGGCGACCGCCCTCATCAAGAACCTCCCCTCGCAGATCACGAAGCTGCAGGGCTCGGACTGGTTCGAGCAGGTCGACGAGACGACCAACGGCTTCGCCTCCGCGGCCATCGCCTGGGTCGGCAAGCTGCTCGGCGACCCCAACACCTGGGCCACGATCGGCGGCGGGGCGCTGCAGCTCGGCGCATCCCTGGTGAACGCCGTCTCGACGAGCGTCTTCGTCGTCGTGCTCTCGATCTACTTCATCGCCACGCTCGACACGACGAAGCGCGCCTGCTACCTGCTGATCTCGGCATCGCACCGCAGCCGGGTCGTCGACTACGCCGAGCGCATCATGAACTCCGTCGGGCGCTACCTCAGCGGAATGGTCGTGCTGGCGTTCCTCAACGCGGTGTTCTCGACCATCCTGCTGACGCTCGTCGGGGTGCCGTACGCGCTCATCATCGGCGTGATCGCCCTCTTCGTGACGCTCATCCCGCTCATCGGCACGGTGCTGACGACCACGCTGATGACGATCATCGCCCTCTTCACCTCACCCGCGGCAGGGCTCATCGTGCTGCTCGTGATGCTCGTCTACATGCAGGTCGAGGCCTACATCCTGACCCCGAAGGTCATGGGCAAGGCGGTGCAGGTGCCGGGCACGATCGTGCTCATCTCGGCCCTCGCCGGCGGCACCCTGCTCGGGCTGCTCGGCGCGCTCGTCGCGATCCCGATCTCGGCCGGCATCCTGCTCATCATCCGCGAGGTCGTGATCCCGCAGAAGGCCCGCTCCTGA
- a CDS encoding acyl-CoA thioesterase — MHMFFRTLLHVLFLSRRKPELGHFEVARTNFITLPTDLDINRHMNNGVYFSIMDVARFDMLVRNGVWAMMREKGWYPVVASETITFRKSLQLWDRFTIESRLVGHDDKAVYMEQRYVRPGADGEPEIYAQGFIRARFLKKAGGTVPMSEIVEALGVSGADEIPDWMEQWGTDVALPPTRAAAPSVWH; from the coding sequence ATGCACATGTTCTTCCGCACCCTGCTCCACGTGCTGTTCCTCTCGCGGCGCAAGCCCGAGCTCGGGCACTTCGAGGTCGCCCGCACGAACTTCATCACCCTGCCGACCGACCTCGACATCAACCGGCACATGAACAACGGCGTCTACTTCTCGATCATGGACGTCGCCCGCTTCGACATGCTCGTGCGCAACGGCGTCTGGGCGATGATGCGCGAGAAGGGGTGGTACCCGGTCGTCGCGAGCGAGACGATCACGTTCCGGAAGTCCTTGCAGCTCTGGGATCGCTTCACGATCGAGTCCCGCCTCGTCGGCCACGACGACAAGGCCGTCTACATGGAGCAGCGCTACGTGCGCCCCGGCGCCGACGGCGAGCCCGAGATCTACGCGCAGGGCTTCATCCGCGCCCGGTTCCTCAAGAAGGCGGGCGGCACGGTGCCGATGTCCGAGATCGTCGAGGCGCTCGGCGTCTCGGGCGCCGACGAGATTCCCGACTGGATGGAGCAGTGGGGCACCGATGTCGCGCTGCCGCCCACGCGCGCGGCGGCGCCGTCGGTCTGGCACTGA